Proteins from one Emys orbicularis isolate rEmyOrb1 chromosome 2, rEmyOrb1.hap1, whole genome shotgun sequence genomic window:
- the LOC135873811 gene encoding zinc finger MYM-type protein 1-like: protein MPKDQAEMEVGMRVSQVEEEFEERNLNIEDESNETCEDQNLEDRESENVTRLNLSFSDPATWAKCNDQVRQILVEHGPEQVQQFDFPKDSKQRKFLTIHYKRRLVNGEEMHRQWLQYSTSSDSVFCFCCKLFGSSTTDTSSLSEKGSRDWKNMSAILSRHEKSSEHLTNFQTWKELELRLKYKRTFDEEHLRLIKQEEKYWQQILKRLIALVRVLGVQNLAFRGTHEKLHTSGNGNFLKFVEYLALFDPLMDEHLCRIKDQEMHVHYLGKDIQNELIQLLSNAIKQKIIASARAAKYFSIILDCTPDADHVEQMTTIIRFVDRPTSETENETESVCIKEHFLGFVSLTETTGAGMTETILHQLEEMSLPIENLRGQGYDNGSNMKGKENGLGDIYDALIDIYEDTTLTGSSGNTSRVDAKALTKAISSFKFLVSLVLWYDILFEINMTSKQLQAKEFDICDAIKQLGETKKFLVGRRSDAAFEKTLVDAGELAEELDVPALFEPDPIRIRKKRKQFTYEADDEPIYNPKEKFKVNFYFAVIDTAIHLVEERFTLMQQISSVFGFIYDVYSLQNKTPKQIMEHCLNLEQALQHGESKDIDAFDLCSELQAIARRVQRSSSPQDVLNFIWENKLADSVPNTVIALRILLTLPVSVASGERSFSKLKLIKTYLRTSMLQQRLVGLSILSIEHDIAHSIDLEELVSKFAKLKARKHKF, encoded by the exons ATGCCAAAGGATCAAGCAGAGATGGAGGTGGGGATGAGAGTTTCACAAGTTGAAGAAGAGTTTGAAGAACGTAATCTGAATATTGAAGACGAATCAAATGAGACATGCGAGGATCAAAACTTGGAAGACCGTGAAAGCGAAAATGTCACTCGTTTGAATTTGAGCTTTAGTGATCCTGCTACTTGGGCCAAATGCAATGATCAAGTCCGACAAATTCTGGTGGAACATGGGCCGGAACAAGTTCAGCAGTTCGATTTTCCCAAAGATAGTAAGCAAAGAAAATTCTTGACAATTCATTACAAACGTAGACTTGTTAATGGAGAAGAAATGCACCGTCAGTGGCTGCAGTATTCCACATCAAGTGATTCTGTCTTTTGCTTCTGCTGCAAGTTGTTTGGCAGTAGTACTACTGACACATCATCTCTTTCTGAAAAAGGCTCAAGGGATTGGAAAAACATGTCTGCAATTCTTTCACGGCACGAGAAAAGCAGTGAACATTTGACGAATTTTCAAACATGGAAGGAACTTGAACTGCGATTGAAATACAAGAGAACATTTGATGAAGAACATTTGCGCTTGATTAAGCAAGAAGAAAAGTATTGGCAGCAAATACTAAAACGTCTGATTGCTTTGGTCAGAGTTCTTGGTGTGCAAAACCTGGCCTTTCGGGGAACACATGAAAAACTGCACACTTCTGGTAATGGGAACTTCCTCAAATTTGTCGAATATCTAGCTTTGTTTGACCCGCTTATGGATGAGCATCTTTGCAGGATTAAGGACCAGGAGATGCATGTACATTACCTAGGGAAAGACATACAGAATGAGCTTATTCAGCTTCTATCCAATGCCATCAAACAAAAAATCATAGCATCTGCTCgtgctgcaaaatacttttcgATCATTCTAGATTGTACACCAGATGCAGACCACGTTGAACAAATGACCACGATCATTCGGTTTGTGGATAGGCCTACTTCAGAGACCGAGAATGAGACTGAATCAGTATGCATAAAGGAACACTTCTTGGGATTTGTGTCGCTTACTGAGACAACTGGAGCTGGTATGACAGAAACTATTCTTCACCAGTTAGAAGAGATGTCACTGCCTATAGAAAACTTGCGTGGTCAAGGCTACGACAATGGGAGCAatatgaaagggaaagaaaatggt CTTGGTGACATCTATGATGCTCTGATAGACATCTATGAAGACACTACTCTAAcaggatcatctggcaatacgtCACGAGTTGATGCAAAGGCTCTTACAAAAGCCATTTCTAGTTTCAAGTTTCTTGTTTCTCTTGTTTTGTGGTATGACATATTGTTTGAGATCAACATGACTAGCAAACAACTTCAGGCAAAAGAATTCGACATATGTGATGCCATTAAACAACTTGGAGAAACCAAGAAGTTTCTTGTGGGCCGCAGAAGTGATGCAGCCTTTGAGAAAACATTGGTAGATGCAGGTGAACTTGCGGAGGAGTTGGATGTACCGGCACTTTTTGAACCAGATCCAATCCGTATTAGAAAGAAGAGGAAGCAGTTCACATATGAAGCAGATGATGAACCTATTTATAATCCAAAAGAAAAATTCAAAGTGAACTTTTACTTTGCAGTCATTGACACAGCAATACATTTGGTTGAAGAAAGATTCACATTGATGCAGCAAATTAGTTCAGTATTTGGCTTCATATATGATGTTTACAGTTTGCAAAATAAAACACCAAAGCAAATTATGGAACATTGCTTGAATCTGGAGCAAGCTTTGCAGCATGGTGAATCCAAAGATATTGATGCCTTTGACTTGTGCAGTGAATTGCAAGCTATTGCAAGACGAGTCCAAAGGAGTTCATCACCGCAAGATGTATTGAACTTCATATGGGAAAATAAGCTGGCAGATAGTGTCCCTAACACAGTTATTGCTCTTCGCATCCTCTTGACTCTCCCAGTTTCTGTGGCCAGTGGTGAGCGAAGCTTCTCTAAGCTCAAGTTGATAAAAACATACTTGCGAACATCAATGTTGCAACAAAGACTTGTTGGGCTATCTATCTTGTCAATAGAACATGACATTGCTCACAGCATTGACTTGGAGGAACTTGTTTCTAAATTTGCTAAACTTAAAGCACGGAAACATAAATTCTAA